The stretch of DNA GTATATGGTCGCACAGCGCTACGGGAAGATCATCCTCACGACGTCAGTCAGCGGCCTGTTTGGGTTACGTGGCCAAGCCACCTACGCTGCGGCCAAGTGCGCAGTAGTTGGATTGATGCGCATTCTTGCAATTGAAGGTGCTGAGCATGGGATTCTCGTGAACACGATTTCGCCAGCCGGGTACACGAGGATGCACCCGGCGGCCGTTGCGGATCCCGCTTGGCTGAAGCAGAGCGAAGCCACACTGCCGGTTGAGGCTGTTGCGCCAGCGATCGTCTGGCTGGCAAGCGATAGTTGTTCGGAGACGAACAGGATCTACAACGTGGAAGCCGGAGTAATCCAACGTATCGCTATCGTCATGGGACCTGGCTTCAATGATCCACATCTGACACCCGAGAGCATCGCCGAGAACTACGCAAAGGTCGAATCGATCGAGGGCTTCTTCGAGCCGGGTCCGTTCGAGCCCGGTCAGATACCCGCAACGGCGAAGTCTTGAGGAACGAGGTTAGGTCATGGCGACGTTCGACTCTGGCAGAC from Bradyrhizobium sp. AZCC 1693 encodes:
- a CDS encoding SDR family NAD(P)-dependent oxidoreductase, whose protein sequence is MTERISLEGKVAVVTGAGRGLGRAYVELLAERGARVVVNDLGTEVSGFGKDSTIAEQVADCIRSRGGEAIANDSNVSTPEGGSDLIATTIEHFGRIDLLVNNAGICGSQLFEDATLDDFDHYWRVHLGGPVNTVKAAWPYMVAQRYGKIILTTSVSGLFGLRGQATYAAAKCAVVGLMRILAIEGAEHGILVNTISPAGYTRMHPAAVADPAWLKQSEATLPVEAVAPAIVWLASDSCSETNRIYNVEAGVIQRIAIVMGPGFNDPHLTPESIAENYAKVESIEGFFEPGPFEPGQIPATAKS